The following coding sequences lie in one Vibrio casei genomic window:
- the seqA gene encoding replication initiation negative regulator SeqA, giving the protein MGESASDILRRLLIGEQQGSQANGTVTKPVAVDSLESANPAKQEKQDGVKVMRSLLISDEFAEKDKAIDRFMLILSSLYHVEASSFAEAAKVKGRTRVYFADNEETLLASGKTTKPRSIPNTPFWVITNNNTNRKRQMVQQLMTQMGFQIDLIEKVCNSI; this is encoded by the coding sequence ATTGGTGAAAGCGCCTCGGATATTTTACGTCGACTTTTAATCGGTGAGCAGCAAGGATCACAAGCAAATGGAACAGTGACTAAGCCTGTTGCCGTTGATTCACTGGAATCAGCTAATCCAGCTAAACAAGAAAAACAAGATGGCGTGAAAGTCATGCGATCTTTACTTATCTCTGATGAGTTCGCAGAGAAAGATAAAGCGATTGATCGTTTTATGCTGATTTTATCTTCTCTGTATCACGTTGAAGCATCCAGCTTTGCGGAAGCGGCAAAAGTGAAAGGCCGTACACGTGTTTACTTTGCTGATAATGAAGAAACTTTGTTGGCTAGCGGTAAAACAACCAAGCCTCGTTCTATCCCAAACACACCGTTTTGGGTTATTACTAATAATAATACCAATCGCAAACGTCAAATGGTGCAGCAGTTAATGACTCAAATGGGGTTTCAAATAGATTTAATTGAGAAAGTATGTAACTCAATTTAG
- a CDS encoding c-type cytochrome, producing the protein MKYLLLSLSLLSGMAFANDGHKDLGSVDPGKPLAQGEAYHQVPDWGNVPEEHFAEAVKRGYSIFMNSQQLKASGEVGNGLNCTNCHLSGGRLANSAPMWGAYVSYPAYRGKNKKVNTYEDRLQGCFAYSMNGKPPEAVSQTILDLTAYSYWLATDAKVNAKIAGRGFPKLEQPELKPDFVRGEVVYATQCALCHGDNGEGRKMDNRYVFPPLWGKDSYNWGAGMHQISSAANFIKTNMPLSKSNSLTDQQAWDVSVFINSHERPQDPRFSKSVAETAKEFHAKDSLYGTTSALDKHVLGSKAY; encoded by the coding sequence ATGAAATACTTATTATTAAGCCTATCGCTACTCAGTGGGATGGCTTTTGCCAATGACGGACACAAAGATCTGGGTAGTGTTGATCCGGGTAAGCCACTTGCGCAAGGTGAGGCATATCACCAAGTACCCGATTGGGGAAATGTGCCAGAAGAGCATTTTGCTGAAGCAGTAAAACGTGGTTATTCAATATTTATGAATAGTCAGCAACTGAAAGCATCAGGTGAAGTCGGTAATGGTTTAAATTGTACTAACTGTCATTTGTCTGGCGGTCGTCTAGCTAATTCTGCTCCTATGTGGGGTGCTTATGTTTCTTATCCTGCTTATCGTGGTAAGAACAAGAAAGTGAATACCTACGAAGACCGATTGCAAGGCTGCTTTGCTTACTCAATGAATGGTAAGCCGCCAGAAGCAGTCAGCCAAACGATTTTAGACCTAACCGCTTATTCTTATTGGCTAGCAACCGATGCCAAGGTGAATGCGAAAATTGCCGGTCGTGGGTTCCCTAAATTAGAACAACCGGAACTTAAACCTGACTTTGTTCGTGGCGAAGTTGTCTATGCAACCCAATGCGCGCTTTGCCATGGCGATAATGGTGAAGGGCGTAAAATGGATAACCGTTACGTGTTCCCACCGCTTTGGGGGAAAGATAGCTATAACTGGGGGGCTGGTATGCATCAAATCAGTTCAGCGGCTAACTTTATTAAAACCAATATGCCATTAAGTAAGAGCAACAGCTTGACGGATCAACAAGCGTGGGATGTGTCTGTTTTCATTAATAGCCATGAACGGCCACAAGATCCTCGTTTTAGTAAATCAGTGGCAGAAACCGCAAAAGAGTTTCATGCCAAAGATTCACTTTACGGAACGACATCGGCATTGGATAAGCATGTGTTGGGTTCTAAAGCATATTAA
- a CDS encoding c-type cytochrome, protein MTFKLQWRGDKWPGDMQLGEKIAYSGKMEVNVPSCVACHGPSGVGVKPGIPRLAGQNAAYLVNQMKSWKEDTRPAGAMAIMGPIAKSLSDEEIKAVSDYFASLGTPVAQKTA, encoded by the coding sequence ATGACCTTTAAACTGCAGTGGCGTGGTGATAAGTGGCCAGGGGATATGCAATTAGGTGAAAAAATTGCCTATAGTGGGAAAATGGAAGTCAATGTACCGTCTTGCGTTGCTTGTCATGGCCCTAGTGGAGTAGGCGTTAAGCCGGGTATTCCTCGTTTGGCTGGACAAAATGCGGCTTATTTAGTTAACCAAATGAAATCGTGGAAAGAAGATACAAGACCTGCTGGTGCAATGGCGATTATGGGGCCAATTGCCAAATCTCTAAGCGATGAAGAAATCAAAGCGGTTTCGGACTATTTTGCCTCGTTAGGGACACCGGTTGCGCAGAAAACTGCGTAG
- a CDS encoding alpha/beta fold hydrolase, giving the protein MNYQQLNHTIQGQGPAILLIHGLFGSLSNLGLLARDLVQDHTVISVDLRNHGHSFHSDAMNYPAMAEDLNHLLIDLNISSAIVIGHSMGGKAAMALCNIASDKVSKLIVLDMAPVAYQQRRHDNVFSGLKAVINEKPQSRKQALDCLAQHIEIDGVRQFLAKSLHNKDGYLQWLFNVEGIINNYQHIQDWADISPFNGETLFLKGADSDYLMPEHQAAIQKQFPNSKAHIITNTGHWLHAEKPIEVLRSIRRFIKK; this is encoded by the coding sequence ATGAATTACCAACAGCTTAACCATACAATTCAAGGTCAAGGCCCAGCAATCCTACTGATTCATGGCCTTTTTGGCAGTTTAAGCAATCTAGGCTTATTAGCGAGAGATTTAGTTCAAGACCATACGGTAATTAGTGTGGATCTACGCAACCATGGGCATTCTTTTCATAGTGATGCTATGAACTATCCTGCCATGGCAGAAGATCTCAACCATCTGCTCATTGATTTAAATATCTCATCTGCAATAGTTATTGGCCACTCCATGGGCGGAAAAGCGGCGATGGCTCTTTGCAATATTGCCTCTGACAAAGTCAGTAAACTCATCGTATTAGATATGGCGCCAGTCGCCTATCAACAAAGACGCCATGATAATGTTTTTTCAGGTTTAAAAGCCGTTATCAACGAAAAACCTCAAAGCCGCAAACAAGCCTTAGACTGTTTGGCACAACATATTGAAATAGATGGTGTGCGCCAGTTCCTAGCTAAATCGTTACACAATAAAGATGGATACTTACAGTGGTTGTTTAATGTTGAGGGGATCATTAATAATTATCAGCACATTCAAGACTGGGCCGATATATCCCCTTTCAACGGCGAAACTTTATTTTTAAAAGGTGCTGATTCTGACTACTTAATGCCAGAACACCAAGCTGCTATTCAAAAACAGTTCCCAAACAGTAAAGCCCATATCATTACCAATACCGGTCACTGGCTACATGCAGAAAAGCCAATTGAGGTATTGCGCTCTATTCGCCGATTCATTAAGAAATAA
- a CDS encoding DUF2788 domain-containing protein: MLYEHINTIESLGLDLFFASLFLLIGLAIKDVLKQGNVPVFGRRIVWLVLFLGCAGFIAKGLIQMSWEGTGLG; this comes from the coding sequence ATGCTTTACGAACATATCAATACCATAGAATCTCTAGGCTTAGATCTGTTTTTTGCATCGTTATTTTTATTGATTGGTTTAGCCATCAAAGATGTTTTAAAACAAGGTAATGTCCCGGTGTTTGGCCGTCGTATTGTATGGCTTGTTCTATTTTTAGGTTGCGCGGGCTTTATCGCCAAAGGGTTAATCCAAATGAGCTGGGAAGGCACTGGCTTAGGCTAA
- the fldA gene encoding flavodoxin FldA, which translates to MASVGLFFGSDTGNTEAVAKMIQKELGKQLVHVQDIAKSSKEDIDNFDLLLLGIPTWYYGESQCDWDDFFPELEAIDFSTKLVAIFGCGDQEDYAEYFCDAMGTVRDIVEAKGGTIIGYWPTEGYEFEASKALVDDNSFIGLCIDEDRQPELTDERVKTWSKQIYDEMCLAELAD; encoded by the coding sequence ATGGCAAGTGTAGGACTCTTCTTTGGTAGCGACACAGGTAACACTGAAGCGGTTGCTAAAATGATACAAAAAGAACTTGGCAAACAACTTGTGCACGTACAAGACATTGCGAAGAGCAGCAAGGAAGATATTGATAATTTTGATCTATTACTGCTTGGCATTCCAACTTGGTACTACGGTGAGTCTCAATGTGACTGGGATGACTTTTTCCCTGAGCTTGAAGCAATAGACTTCTCAACTAAACTCGTTGCTATTTTTGGTTGTGGTGACCAAGAAGATTATGCTGAGTACTTCTGTGATGCTATGGGAACGGTACGTGACATCGTTGAAGCTAAAGGTGGAACAATCATCGGTTACTGGCCGACTGAAGGTTATGAATTTGAAGCATCAAAAGCACTTGTCGACGATAATAGCTTCATTGGCCTTTGCATTGATGAGGATCGCCAACCAGAATTAACTGATGAACGCGTAAAAACGTGGTCAAAACAGATTTATGATGAAATGTGTTTAGCAGAGCTTGCTGATTAA
- the fcrX gene encoding ferric iron uptake transcriptional regulator FcrX, with protein sequence MPDNNQALKEAGLKVTLPRLKILEVLQTPDCQHISAEDLYKKLIDLGEEIGLATVYRVLNQFDDAGIVTRHHFEGGKSVFELSTQHHHDHLVCLDCGEVIEFTDDLIEERQKEIAAKYNVVLTNHSLYLYGRCADGNCKTETNAHKTK encoded by the coding sequence ATGCCAGATAACAACCAAGCTCTAAAGGAAGCAGGCCTAAAAGTCACCTTACCTCGACTCAAAATTCTAGAGGTGCTACAAACACCTGACTGCCAACATATCAGTGCTGAAGACTTATATAAAAAGCTGATCGATCTTGGTGAAGAAATTGGCCTTGCGACTGTTTATCGTGTTTTAAACCAATTTGATGATGCAGGTATAGTCACTCGACATCATTTTGAAGGTGGTAAATCTGTTTTTGAGCTATCCACTCAGCATCATCATGACCATCTAGTATGTTTGGATTGTGGTGAGGTAATTGAATTTACCGATGATCTTATTGAAGAACGCCAAAAAGAAATTGCCGCAAAATATAATGTAGTACTGACGAACCACAGCCTCTATTTATATGGTCGTTGTGCGGATGGCAATTGTAAAACTGAAACTAACGCACATAAAACAAAGTAA
- the glnS gene encoding glutamine--tRNA ligase, whose amino-acid sequence MSEVEARPSNFIRQIIDKDLADGKHTRIHTRFPPEPNGYLHIGHAKSICLNFGLAQDYQGQCNLRFDDTNPAKEDIEYVESIKQDVNWLGFNWDGEICYSSNYFDALYGYAVELIEKGLAYVDELTPDEIREYRGTLKEPGKNSPYRDRSVEENLVLFEKMRNGGFEEGKACLRAKIDMASSFIVMRDPVLYRVRFINHHQTGDKWCIYPMYDFTHCISDALEGITHSLCTLEFQDNRRLYDWVLENITIDTRPHQYEFSRLNLEYTVMSKRKLNQLVTEKLVNGWDDPRMPTISGLRRRGFTPGSIREFCSRIGVTKQDNMIEFSSLEACIREDLNENAPRAMAVLDPVKVVIENFESEEVLTLANHPNKPEMGSREVPFTREVWIEADDFREEANKKYKRLVLGKEVRLRGAYVIQANRIEKDEQGNVTTIYCTYDPETLGKNPSDGRKVKGVIHWVSAEKGLAADVRLYDRLFTVPNPGAADDFAATINPDSLMVKKAFVEPSLISAKAGVGIQFERTGYFCIDSKDSSPQALVFNRTVGLRDTWAKIEVQ is encoded by the coding sequence ATGAGTGAAGTTGAGGCTCGTCCATCTAATTTTATCCGTCAAATTATTGACAAGGATTTAGCTGATGGAAAACACACTAGGATTCATACACGTTTCCCACCTGAACCGAATGGCTATTTACATATTGGCCATGCTAAATCTATTTGCTTAAACTTTGGTTTGGCTCAAGATTATCAGGGTCAGTGTAACCTTCGCTTTGATGATACTAACCCAGCGAAAGAAGACATTGAATACGTTGAATCAATCAAGCAAGACGTGAATTGGTTAGGCTTTAATTGGGATGGCGAGATTTGCTATTCATCTAACTATTTTGATGCGCTATATGGTTACGCTGTAGAGTTGATTGAAAAAGGCTTAGCTTATGTTGATGAGCTGACTCCTGATGAAATTCGTGAATACCGTGGCACGTTAAAAGAGCCTGGAAAAAATAGTCCATACCGCGACCGCAGCGTTGAAGAAAACTTAGTGTTATTTGAAAAAATGCGTAACGGTGGCTTTGAAGAAGGTAAGGCTTGCTTACGTGCTAAGATCGATATGGCATCTTCGTTTATCGTTATGCGCGATCCCGTGCTTTATCGTGTGCGTTTTATCAATCACCATCAAACAGGGGATAAGTGGTGCATTTACCCAATGTATGACTTCACCCACTGTATTTCCGATGCGTTAGAAGGTATTACTCACTCACTATGTACGCTGGAGTTTCAAGATAACCGTCGTTTATATGACTGGGTTTTAGAAAATATTACGATTGATACTCGGCCTCATCAGTACGAATTTAGCCGTTTAAACTTAGAATATACGGTGATGTCTAAGCGTAAACTAAACCAATTAGTCACTGAAAAATTAGTGAATGGTTGGGATGACCCTCGTATGCCAACGATTTCTGGTTTACGTCGTCGTGGCTTTACTCCGGGTTCTATTCGTGAGTTTTGTTCACGCATTGGTGTCACTAAGCAAGACAACATGATTGAGTTTAGCTCACTTGAAGCATGTATTCGTGAAGACCTAAATGAAAATGCACCGCGTGCGATGGCGGTACTCGATCCGGTTAAAGTAGTGATTGAAAACTTTGAAAGTGAAGAAGTATTGACGCTCGCGAATCACCCGAATAAGCCTGAAATGGGCAGTCGTGAGGTTCCTTTTACACGCGAAGTGTGGATTGAAGCGGATGATTTCCGTGAAGAAGCTAACAAAAAATACAAACGCTTAGTTCTTGGTAAAGAAGTTCGTCTACGTGGTGCTTACGTGATTCAAGCGAATCGTATTGAAAAAGATGAGCAAGGTAACGTAACGACGATTTACTGTACTTACGATCCAGAAACTTTGGGTAAAAACCCAAGCGATGGCCGTAAAGTAAAAGGTGTTATCCATTGGGTTTCAGCTGAAAAAGGTTTGGCAGCAGATGTCCGCTTGTATGATCGTTTATTTACGGTGCCAAATCCCGGAGCTGCTGACGACTTTGCGGCAACCATTAACCCTGATTCACTAATGGTGAAAAAGGCGTTTGTTGAACCAAGTTTGATTAGTGCTAAAGCTGGTGTAGGGATTCAATTTGAACGTACTGGTTATTTCTGTATTGATTCAAAAGATTCATCACCACAAGCTTTAGTTTTTAATCGTACCGTCGGTTTACGTGATACTTGGGCAAAGATTGAGGTTCAATAA